The following proteins are encoded in a genomic region of Cryptosporangium phraense:
- a CDS encoding sugar ABC transporter ATP-binding protein: MSVLSASQITKVFGGTHALKGVDFAAAAGRVTALFGENGAGKSTLMKILAGIETPTTGHIAVDGEPVTFGSAREAADLGIVIIHQELSLCANLSVEDNLFLGRERVTGAGAVDRKTERGLAADILRRLEEEIDPRTLVGELRLGQQQLVEIARALLQDARVLIMDEPTSALSEPEVEVLFRLIRELTADGVAVVYISHHLDEALSIADDVVVLRDGSLVATSAAKDVDLGWIVRQMVGRDQDSLFPERDTVLGDELLSVTDLVVPDPSNNDRLAIDGLTVRVRAGEIVGLYGLMGAGRTELLEALAGRIPIQSGEVRLDGEPLGGEGIRDRISRGLMLVPEDRQRDGLVQTMTVGENLSLAGLLAFAKRIFLSRSREDAAVQRTITDVTVKTSSPKSPIGALSGGNQQKVVIGKALLTEPRVLLLDEPSRGVDVGAKADVFALMAEQARRGLAVLFTTSEAEEALHIPDRLLVLARGRIVGEFRRGELTREDLMSASGGAASAKQTGEAS, translated from the coding sequence GTGAGCGTCCTCAGCGCTTCGCAGATCACCAAGGTGTTCGGCGGCACCCACGCGCTGAAGGGCGTCGATTTCGCGGCCGCGGCCGGACGCGTCACCGCGCTGTTCGGCGAGAACGGCGCGGGCAAGTCGACGCTGATGAAGATCCTGGCCGGGATCGAGACGCCCACCACCGGGCACATCGCGGTCGACGGCGAACCGGTCACGTTCGGCTCGGCCCGCGAAGCCGCCGACCTCGGCATCGTCATCATTCACCAGGAGCTCAGCCTCTGCGCGAACCTCTCGGTCGAGGACAACCTGTTCCTCGGCCGGGAGCGGGTCACCGGCGCCGGTGCCGTCGACCGCAAGACCGAACGCGGTCTCGCGGCCGACATCCTGCGCCGGCTGGAGGAGGAGATCGACCCCCGGACGCTCGTCGGCGAGCTGCGCCTGGGTCAGCAGCAGCTGGTCGAGATCGCCCGCGCGCTGCTGCAGGACGCCCGGGTGCTGATCATGGACGAGCCGACGTCCGCTCTGTCGGAGCCCGAGGTCGAGGTCCTGTTCCGGCTGATCCGGGAGCTCACCGCCGACGGCGTCGCCGTCGTCTACATCTCGCACCACCTCGACGAGGCACTGTCGATCGCCGACGACGTCGTCGTGCTGCGGGACGGCTCGCTGGTCGCCACGTCCGCGGCGAAGGACGTCGACCTGGGGTGGATCGTCCGGCAGATGGTCGGCCGGGACCAGGACTCGCTGTTCCCGGAGCGGGACACGGTCCTCGGCGACGAGTTGCTGAGCGTCACCGACCTGGTCGTGCCGGACCCGTCCAACAACGACCGGCTGGCGATCGACGGCCTGACCGTGCGGGTCCGGGCCGGGGAGATCGTCGGGCTCTACGGGCTGATGGGTGCCGGCCGCACCGAGCTGCTCGAGGCGCTGGCCGGACGGATCCCGATCCAGTCCGGGGAGGTCCGGCTGGACGGCGAGCCGCTCGGCGGCGAGGGCATCCGGGACCGGATCTCCCGCGGGCTGATGCTGGTGCCCGAGGACCGGCAGCGCGACGGCCTGGTGCAGACGATGACCGTGGGGGAGAACCTCTCGCTGGCCGGTCTGCTGGCGTTCGCGAAGCGGATCTTCCTGTCGCGTTCGCGGGAGGACGCGGCCGTTCAGCGCACGATCACCGACGTCACGGTGAAGACGTCGAGCCCGAAGTCGCCGATCGGGGCGCTGTCCGGCGGCAACCAGCAGAAGGTCGTCATCGGCAAGGCGCTGCTCACCGAGCCGCGCGTCCTGCTGCTGGATGAGCCCAGCCGGGGCGTCGACGTCGGCGCCAAGGCCGACGTGTTCGCGCTGATGGCCGAGCAGGCCCGGCGCGGCCTGGCCGTGCTGTTCACCACCTCGGAGGCCGAGGAGGCCCTGCACATCCCCGACCGGCTGCTGGTGCTGGCCCGCGGCCGCATCGTCGGCGAGTTCCGGCGCGGCGAGCTGACCCGAGAAGACCTGATGAGTGCGTCCGGCGGCGCAGCGTCCGCAAAACAGACCGGAGAAGCGTCATGA
- a CDS encoding transketolase family protein: MTTTYDCRQDFADELIKLAEADERIVAVCNDSVGSSNLVGFRERFPDRLINVGIAEQDLVGVGAGLANGGKIPFVSAAAPFLTGRALEQIKADAAYSNTHVVLCGQSPGMAYGELGPTHHSIEDLSWMRAVANLPVVVPADPEQTRAAVRWAIENPGPSFIRIPRFKVPAVTPDGAPFGPGRSNQLTDGDDVTVIAIGTLVSRALEAAERLRAEGIGLRVINMPFVDPFDVGAVLAAARETGGIITAEEATVSGGLGAAVASLVAAEHPVRMRILGIPNVFAPTGSAGFLLEHFGLTADGIVAAARELLGHGLHR, translated from the coding sequence GTGACCACCACCTACGACTGCCGGCAGGACTTCGCCGACGAGCTGATCAAGCTCGCCGAGGCCGACGAGCGCATCGTCGCGGTCTGCAACGACTCGGTCGGCTCGAGCAACCTCGTCGGGTTCCGCGAGCGCTTCCCGGACCGCCTGATCAACGTCGGCATCGCCGAGCAGGACCTGGTCGGCGTGGGCGCCGGGCTGGCCAACGGCGGGAAGATCCCGTTCGTCAGCGCGGCCGCGCCGTTCCTCACCGGGCGCGCGCTCGAGCAGATCAAGGCCGACGCCGCCTACAGCAACACCCACGTCGTCCTGTGCGGCCAGAGCCCGGGCATGGCCTACGGCGAGCTCGGCCCGACCCACCACTCGATCGAGGACCTGTCGTGGATGCGGGCGGTCGCGAACCTCCCGGTCGTCGTCCCGGCCGACCCGGAGCAGACCCGCGCCGCGGTCCGCTGGGCGATCGAGAACCCCGGCCCGTCGTTCATCCGGATCCCGAGATTCAAGGTCCCCGCCGTCACCCCGGACGGTGCGCCGTTCGGGCCGGGCCGGAGCAACCAGCTCACCGACGGCGACGACGTCACGGTGATCGCGATCGGCACGCTGGTGTCACGGGCGCTGGAGGCGGCCGAGCGGTTACGCGCCGAGGGCATCGGCCTGCGGGTGATCAACATGCCGTTCGTCGACCCGTTCGACGTGGGCGCGGTCCTCGCCGCGGCCCGCGAGACCGGCGGCATCATCACCGCCGAGGAGGCCACGGTCAGCGGCGGCCTCGGGGCCGCGGTCGCGTCGCTGGTCGCGGCCGAGCACCCGGTCCGGATGCGCATCCTCGGCATCCCGAACGTGTTCGCCCCCACCGGCAGCGCCGGCTTCCTGCTGGAGCACTTCGGCCTGACCGCCGACGGCATCGTCGCCGCCGCCAGAGAGCTGCTGGGACATGGCCTCCACCGCTGA
- a CDS encoding D-ribose ABC transporter substrate-binding protein — protein sequence MSLRLRRLATAGLALSLGVFALAGCGGSDDDATSGSSSDAGGLIAIITPSPDNPFFKAEADAAAAKAKSLGYETSVASHDDDPNKQSELIDAAISRKAKAIVLDNAGADASIGPVQKAKDAGIPVFLIDREINKTGVATAQIVSNNAQGAQLAAQEFVKGMQSKGNYVELTGKESDTNAGVRSKGYADVISQYPAMKKVASVSANWDQQEAFTKMETIIQKNKDIQGVIAGNDTMALGAVAALKGAGLLNKVVVVGFDGSPDAIAAIKAGEMLATALQPAALAAENAVTQADKTIKDGKSGEPEKQSIDCEIVTKANADDFGVFARKS from the coding sequence ATGTCTCTCAGACTGCGTCGTCTGGCCACGGCCGGCCTCGCTCTCTCCCTCGGCGTCTTCGCCCTCGCCGGGTGCGGTGGCTCCGACGACGACGCCACCTCGGGCTCGTCGTCGGACGCCGGCGGGCTGATCGCGATCATCACCCCGTCGCCCGACAACCCGTTCTTCAAGGCCGAGGCCGACGCCGCGGCGGCGAAGGCCAAGTCGCTCGGCTACGAGACCTCGGTCGCGTCCCACGACGACGACCCGAACAAGCAGTCCGAGCTGATCGACGCGGCGATCTCGCGCAAGGCCAAGGCGATCGTGCTCGACAACGCGGGCGCCGACGCCTCGATCGGCCCGGTGCAGAAGGCCAAGGACGCCGGCATCCCGGTCTTCCTCATCGACCGCGAGATCAACAAGACGGGCGTCGCCACCGCCCAGATCGTCTCCAACAACGCCCAGGGCGCCCAGCTGGCCGCGCAGGAGTTCGTCAAGGGCATGCAGAGCAAGGGCAACTACGTCGAGCTCACCGGTAAGGAGTCCGACACCAACGCGGGCGTCCGCTCCAAGGGCTACGCCGACGTGATCTCGCAGTACCCGGCGATGAAGAAGGTCGCCAGCGTGAGCGCCAACTGGGACCAGCAGGAGGCGTTCACCAAGATGGAGACGATCATCCAGAAGAACAAGGACATCCAGGGCGTCATCGCCGGCAACGACACGATGGCGCTCGGCGCGGTGGCCGCGCTCAAGGGCGCCGGCCTGCTGAACAAGGTCGTCGTCGTCGGCTTCGACGGCAGCCCGGACGCGATCGCGGCGATCAAGGCCGGCGAGATGCTGGCCACCGCGCTCCAGCCGGCCGCGCTGGCCGCCGAGAACGCGGTGACGCAGGCCGACAAGACGATCAAGGACGGCAAGTCCGGCGAGCCGGAGAAGCAGTCGATCGACTGCGAGATCGTCACCAAGGCCAACGCCGACGACTTCGGCGTCTTCGCCCGCAAGTCCTGA
- a CDS encoding DUF2291 family protein, translated as MTSSSPTESQAATQAPATEAAPAATRAARGRVVNTRPRGRVRAIQAAVVVIVLAAMGLSTEWRDADAPQTTSEAERTFDPAAYGQETFPKVVPLVEKEAQPITELVPALVADADAAGAKFGHREGTSPYSFAATAEGTAGAPNGSLLPLTVEGLPKDTQIWVQVGPAITGTSLRDATGTITFGQFLNQVQYADAGTALNNEVRSQVLKGVTPATLKGKKVTLTGTFTFLTPQVVTLTPVKFEVVP; from the coding sequence GTGACGTCGTCGTCGCCGACCGAGTCACAAGCCGCGACACAAGCCCCCGCCACCGAGGCCGCTCCGGCGGCGACGCGGGCCGCCCGGGGGCGGGTGGTCAATACGCGGCCTCGCGGACGGGTGCGGGCGATCCAGGCCGCCGTGGTCGTGATCGTGCTGGCCGCGATGGGCCTCTCCACCGAGTGGCGCGACGCCGACGCCCCCCAGACGACCTCCGAAGCCGAGCGGACGTTCGACCCGGCCGCCTACGGCCAGGAGACGTTCCCCAAGGTCGTCCCGCTCGTCGAGAAGGAGGCCCAGCCGATCACCGAGCTGGTCCCCGCGCTCGTCGCCGACGCGGACGCGGCCGGCGCGAAGTTCGGCCACCGCGAAGGCACCAGCCCATACAGCTTCGCGGCCACCGCCGAGGGCACCGCGGGCGCCCCGAACGGCAGCCTCCTCCCGCTCACCGTCGAGGGCCTCCCGAAGGACACTCAGATCTGGGTCCAGGTCGGCCCGGCGATCACCGGCACCTCGCTCCGCGACGCGACCGGCACGATCACGTTCGGCCAGTTCCTCAACCAGGTCCAGTACGCCGACGCCGGCACCGCGTTGAACAACGAGGTCCGCAGCCAGGTCCTGAAGGGCGTCACCCCGGCCACCCTCAAAGGCAAGAAGGTGACGCTCACCGGCACGTTCACGTTCCTGACCCCGCAGGTCGTGACGCTGACCCCGGTGAAGTTCGAGGTAGTGCCGTGA
- a CDS encoding FGGY-family carbohydrate kinase has protein sequence MASTADLILAIDQGTSSTKALLVSADGSVVRSASAPLGAAHPRPGWVEQDALEVWESVRLAVGSCLSSDDAPRIVAVGLTNQRESLVLWDRATGEPLGPVLGWQDRRTAERCAMLVAAGAGELVAEVSGLPLDPMFSALKAQWLLDEYDPDRRRSEAGELCLGTIDSWLLSRFGGEHVTEIGNASRTQLLDARRGVWDPRLLALFGVPSAVLGTVVASDGPFPAVRGLDPLPDGVPVLAVLGDSHAALFAHAGWRPGVVKATYGTGSSVMAALSGPAGSAAGLCLTVAWQLGGAAPTLALEGNIRSSGRTLTWLAELLGVGVDELLSTAGPSSEGVALVPAFGGLGAPWWDASAVATVSGLTLGSGRPALARAAIESVALQVEDVVAAVESVGGPVGTLLADGGLSRSTAVMQAQADVSGREVRRADEADLSALGAAQLAGVGAGFWTVDQLAERPRETELFLPTLTADDRRAARTAWRAAVARARGKTVPDAPPAPAGAASAEFGVEAVAASPTNPIAPRRLT, from the coding sequence ATGGCCTCCACCGCTGACCTGATCCTGGCGATCGACCAGGGCACCAGCTCCACCAAGGCTCTGCTGGTCTCCGCCGACGGCTCGGTCGTCCGCTCCGCGTCCGCGCCGCTGGGTGCTGCGCACCCGCGTCCGGGCTGGGTCGAACAGGACGCGCTCGAGGTCTGGGAGAGCGTCCGCCTCGCGGTCGGGTCCTGCCTTTCTTCGGACGACGCTCCGCGGATCGTCGCGGTCGGGCTGACGAATCAGCGCGAGTCGCTGGTGCTGTGGGATCGGGCGACCGGCGAGCCGCTCGGGCCAGTGCTCGGCTGGCAGGACCGGCGGACCGCTGAGCGCTGCGCGATGCTGGTCGCGGCCGGGGCGGGTGAGCTGGTCGCGGAGGTCAGCGGGCTACCGCTGGACCCGATGTTCTCGGCGCTGAAGGCCCAGTGGCTGCTCGACGAGTACGACCCGGACCGGCGACGCAGCGAAGCCGGGGAGCTGTGCCTCGGGACGATCGACTCCTGGCTGCTGTCGCGGTTCGGCGGAGAGCACGTCACCGAGATCGGGAACGCGTCGCGGACGCAATTGCTGGACGCGCGGCGCGGGGTGTGGGATCCGCGGCTGCTGGCGCTGTTCGGGGTGCCGTCGGCGGTGCTGGGCACGGTCGTCGCGTCCGACGGGCCGTTCCCGGCCGTGCGCGGTCTCGACCCGCTGCCCGACGGGGTACCGGTGCTCGCCGTGCTCGGTGACTCGCATGCGGCGCTGTTCGCGCACGCGGGCTGGCGGCCGGGCGTCGTGAAGGCCACCTACGGCACCGGGTCGTCGGTGATGGCGGCGCTGTCCGGGCCGGCCGGCAGCGCGGCCGGGCTGTGCCTGACGGTCGCCTGGCAGCTCGGGGGAGCGGCGCCGACGCTCGCGCTGGAGGGGAACATCCGGTCGTCCGGGCGGACGCTCACCTGGCTGGCCGAGCTGTTGGGCGTCGGCGTGGACGAGCTGTTGTCGACGGCCGGGCCGAGTTCGGAGGGCGTGGCCCTGGTGCCGGCGTTCGGCGGGCTCGGCGCGCCCTGGTGGGACGCTTCCGCGGTCGCGACGGTCAGTGGGCTGACGCTCGGGTCCGGGCGTCCGGCGCTGGCCCGGGCGGCGATCGAGTCGGTGGCGCTCCAGGTCGAGGACGTCGTGGCGGCGGTCGAGTCGGTCGGCGGGCCGGTCGGGACGTTGCTGGCCGACGGGGGTCTGTCGCGGAGCACCGCGGTCATGCAGGCCCAGGCCGACGTCTCCGGCCGCGAGGTCCGCCGGGCCGACGAAGCCGACCTGTCCGCCCTGGGCGCAGCCCAGCTCGCCGGGGTGGGCGCCGGCTTCTGGACCGTGGACCAGCTCGCCGAGCGCCCCCGCGAGACGGAGCTGTTCCTACCGACGCTGACCGCCGACGACCGCCGCGCCGCACGTACCGCGTGGCGCGCCGCGGTAGCGCGCGCCCGAGGCAAGACCGTCCCCGACGCGCCACCCGCGCCAGCGGGCGCGGCGTCCGCCGAGTTCGGAGTGGAGGCCGTTGCGGCCTCGCCAACCAACCCCATTGCACCGAGGAGGCTCACGTGA
- a CDS encoding sugar phosphate isomerase/epimerase family protein has translation MEPLFGAGIWHFGQYVDRYATDGYGPPVSTLEAIDRAGQVGSLSVVDLTFPFAPAELPVSEVADALKRNDLRAIAITPEIYTRTFVKGAFTNPSESVRREALALISAAAEVGRELGVDYIKLWPGQDGWDYPFQADYAEIWKYSVEGVRELAVAFPDLKFAIEYKPREPRNRMVFSGVARTLLAIEEMGQPNVGILLDFGHSLYGGESPADAAQLAISRGRLFAIDVNDNFRGWDDDMVVGSVHLTETVEFFWTLRRLGWEGVWQLDQFPFREDQVQAARDGIEVMRAIYRAIDLIDEDALAAAQKAQDALAAQRIIRKALLSTLPD, from the coding sequence ATGGAACCGTTATTCGGTGCCGGCATCTGGCACTTCGGGCAATACGTCGACCGGTACGCGACGGACGGATACGGTCCCCCGGTCTCCACGCTCGAGGCGATCGACCGCGCCGGTCAGGTCGGGTCGCTGTCGGTCGTCGACCTGACGTTCCCGTTCGCGCCCGCCGAGCTGCCGGTCTCCGAGGTCGCGGACGCGTTGAAGCGCAACGACCTGCGGGCCATCGCGATCACGCCGGAGATCTACACCCGGACGTTCGTCAAGGGCGCGTTCACGAACCCTTCCGAGTCGGTGCGGCGGGAGGCTCTGGCGTTGATCTCGGCCGCGGCCGAAGTGGGCCGCGAGCTGGGCGTCGACTACATCAAGCTGTGGCCGGGGCAGGACGGGTGGGACTACCCGTTCCAGGCCGACTACGCCGAGATCTGGAAGTACTCGGTCGAGGGCGTGCGCGAGCTGGCCGTGGCGTTCCCCGACCTCAAGTTCGCGATCGAGTACAAGCCCCGCGAGCCGCGCAACCGCATGGTGTTCTCCGGCGTCGCCCGGACGCTGCTGGCGATCGAGGAGATGGGGCAGCCGAACGTCGGCATCCTGCTCGACTTCGGTCACTCGCTCTACGGCGGCGAGTCACCGGCCGACGCGGCGCAGCTGGCGATCTCCCGCGGCCGGCTGTTCGCGATCGACGTGAACGACAACTTCCGGGGCTGGGACGACGACATGGTCGTCGGGTCGGTGCACCTCACCGAGACGGTCGAGTTCTTCTGGACGCTGCGCAGGCTCGGCTGGGAGGGCGTCTGGCAGCTCGATCAGTTCCCGTTCCGGGAGGATCAGGTGCAGGCGGCGCGGGACGGTATCGAGGTGATGAGGGCGATCTACCGGGCGATCGACCTGATCGACGAGGACGCGCTGGCCGCGGCCCAGAAGGCTCAGGACGCGCTGGCCGCCCAGCGCATCATCCGCAAGGCGCTGCTCTCGACGCTCCCGGACTGA
- a CDS encoding sugar-binding transcriptional regulator, protein MPVTGVRTVGAEQLRMLAKVARMYHEQGMRQPEIAAQLNISQPRVSRLLKEATTRGIVRTVVVLPPGVHTELEEQLQTRYGLRDAVVVDTDGSNGDVIPALGAAAAVYLDATLKGGDVIGISSWSESLLAAVDAMHPKHTQVADRVVQIVGGVGSPEAQVQATRLTGRLAELTGARPVFVPSPGLVGTPAIRRALTQDDAVAAVMAQWKELTVALVGIGSLEPSPLLLQSGNAVAESDQDELRALGAVGDVCLRFFDDGGRPVKSRLDQRVVGITGNDLRTIERRVAVAGGERKFSAIRAALLNDWVNVLITDVTTAERLVA, encoded by the coding sequence ATGCCGGTCACCGGCGTGCGCACGGTGGGCGCCGAGCAGCTGCGGATGCTGGCCAAGGTCGCCCGCATGTACCACGAGCAGGGCATGCGCCAGCCCGAGATCGCGGCCCAGCTGAACATCTCGCAGCCCCGCGTCTCCCGGCTGCTCAAGGAGGCGACGACCCGGGGCATCGTCCGGACCGTCGTCGTGCTGCCCCCGGGCGTCCACACCGAGCTGGAGGAACAGCTCCAGACGCGCTACGGCCTGCGTGACGCGGTCGTGGTCGACACCGACGGCTCGAACGGCGACGTGATCCCGGCCCTGGGCGCGGCCGCCGCCGTGTACCTGGACGCCACCCTCAAGGGCGGTGACGTCATCGGCATCTCGTCCTGGAGCGAGTCGCTGCTGGCGGCCGTCGACGCGATGCACCCCAAGCACACGCAGGTCGCCGACCGTGTCGTCCAGATCGTGGGGGGCGTCGGGAGCCCGGAGGCGCAGGTGCAGGCGACCCGGCTGACCGGGCGCCTGGCCGAGCTGACCGGCGCGAGGCCGGTGTTCGTGCCGTCACCCGGCCTGGTCGGGACGCCGGCCATCCGCCGGGCGCTGACCCAGGACGACGCCGTGGCCGCGGTGATGGCGCAGTGGAAGGAGCTGACGGTCGCGCTGGTCGGCATCGGCAGCCTGGAGCCGTCGCCGTTGCTCCTGCAGTCGGGCAACGCGGTCGCCGAGTCGGACCAGGACGAGCTGCGCGCGCTCGGCGCGGTCGGAGACGTCTGCCTGAGGTTCTTCGACGACGGCGGGCGGCCGGTGAAGTCGCGGCTCGACCAGCGGGTCGTCGGCATCACCGGTAACGACCTGCGGACGATCGAGCGGCGGGTGGCGGTGGCGGGCGGAGAACGCAAGTTCTCGGCGATCCGCGCCGCGCTGCTCAACGACTGGGTGAACGTGTTGATCACCGACGTGACGACCGCCGAGCGCCTCGTCGCGTGA
- a CDS encoding ABC transporter permease, with protein MSTATAQPPSTERREAAAEAASQAKRLRMLDVVFEARAFIALAVLIIVFTLLSDTFLTVTNVITMTKHVAINGILALGMLLVILKGGIDLSVGSIVGLSGVVAGELLGGVTLFGVIAYPPVWVVILVAIAVGTFVGAINGILVTRFNVAPFIATLGMLYVARGAALLISDGETYPNLGGDEELGNTGFDWLGTGKVLGIPVSIYLLVILAAVITVLIRKAPFGRWLYATGGNERAAELSGVPVRSVKARVYMISGACAALSGLIIASELTSAAPQAGETFELNAIAAVVIGGAALSGGRGNVRGTLVGAFVIGFLADGLVNLGVSTFWQIAIKGAVIVLAVVLDQGQQRFKKRGAAAAAAAQTAPPKA; from the coding sequence ATGAGCACCGCAACCGCTCAACCACCCTCTACCGAACGGCGCGAAGCGGCGGCCGAGGCCGCCTCGCAGGCCAAACGCCTGCGGATGCTGGACGTGGTGTTCGAGGCGCGCGCGTTCATCGCGCTCGCGGTGCTGATCATCGTCTTCACGCTGCTGTCGGACACGTTCCTGACCGTGACGAACGTGATCACGATGACCAAGCACGTCGCGATCAACGGGATCCTCGCGCTGGGCATGCTGCTGGTGATCCTGAAGGGCGGGATCGACCTGTCGGTCGGCTCGATCGTCGGGCTGTCCGGCGTGGTGGCCGGTGAGCTGCTCGGCGGCGTGACGCTGTTCGGGGTCATCGCGTACCCGCCGGTGTGGGTCGTCATCCTGGTCGCGATCGCGGTCGGGACGTTCGTCGGCGCGATCAACGGCATCCTCGTGACGCGGTTCAACGTGGCGCCGTTCATCGCCACGCTCGGCATGTTGTACGTGGCCCGCGGGGCCGCGCTGCTGATCTCCGACGGCGAGACGTACCCGAACCTCGGCGGAGACGAGGAACTGGGCAACACCGGATTCGACTGGCTCGGTACCGGCAAGGTGCTCGGGATCCCGGTCTCGATCTACCTGCTGGTGATCCTGGCCGCGGTGATCACGGTGCTGATCCGGAAGGCGCCGTTCGGCCGCTGGCTCTACGCGACCGGAGGCAACGAGCGGGCCGCCGAGCTCTCCGGGGTGCCGGTGCGGTCGGTCAAGGCCCGCGTCTACATGATCTCCGGCGCCTGTGCGGCGCTGTCCGGGCTGATCATCGCGTCCGAGCTGACGTCGGCCGCGCCGCAGGCCGGGGAGACGTTCGAGCTGAACGCGATCGCGGCCGTCGTCATCGGCGGGGCGGCGCTGTCCGGCGGTCGCGGGAACGTCCGCGGGACGCTCGTCGGCGCGTTCGTCATCGGCTTCCTCGCCGACGGTCTGGTCAACCTCGGCGTCTCGACGTTCTGGCAGATCGCGATCAAGGGCGCGGTCATCGTGCTCGCGGTCGTCCTCGACCAGGGCCAGCAGCGCTTCAAGAAGCGCGGTGCGGCCGCCGCGGCGGCCGCCCAGACCGCGCCACCGAAGGCCTGA
- a CDS encoding transketolase, whose translation MLVADPPLAAEYQDLRRRLAGADIAEKATELAKISLAVRRSVVEMIASAKLGHIGGDFSVTDILVTCFAGVLNLDPTRPDWADRDRFVLSKGHCAASLYSTLAFCGFFPRAELTTFMAPLSALNGHPNRVKVPGVETNSGPLGHGFPVATGAALAAKLGGQPWRTVVVLGDGEMQEGSNWEAAMTASHYELANLTAIVDRNRLQQGARTEDTKALEPLGDKWRSFGFELREVDGHDHAALLQALEPSTTGKPVAIVAHTIKGKGVSFMEDRVEWHHKVPSPEQVRLALEELV comes from the coding sequence ATGTTAGTGGCTGACCCACCACTCGCGGCCGAGTACCAGGATCTGCGCCGGCGGCTGGCCGGGGCGGACATCGCGGAAAAAGCAACCGAGCTGGCGAAGATCTCGCTCGCCGTGCGCCGCAGCGTCGTCGAGATGATCGCGTCGGCGAAGCTGGGCCACATCGGCGGCGACTTCTCGGTCACCGACATCCTGGTGACCTGCTTCGCCGGCGTGCTGAACCTCGATCCGACCCGTCCGGACTGGGCCGACCGCGACCGGTTCGTGCTCTCGAAGGGCCACTGCGCCGCGTCGCTCTACTCCACGCTCGCGTTCTGCGGCTTCTTCCCGCGCGCCGAGCTCACGACGTTCATGGCCCCGCTGTCGGCGCTCAACGGCCACCCGAACCGCGTGAAGGTGCCCGGCGTCGAGACGAACAGCGGCCCGCTCGGCCACGGCTTCCCGGTCGCGACCGGGGCGGCGCTGGCGGCCAAGCTCGGCGGCCAGCCCTGGCGCACGGTCGTCGTCCTCGGCGACGGCGAGATGCAGGAGGGCAGCAACTGGGAGGCGGCGATGACCGCGTCCCACTACGAGCTCGCGAACCTCACCGCGATCGTCGACCGCAACCGGCTCCAGCAGGGCGCCCGCACCGAGGACACCAAGGCGCTCGAACCGCTCGGCGACAAGTGGCGCAGCTTCGGCTTCGAGCTGCGCGAGGTCGACGGGCACGACCACGCGGCCCTGCTGCAGGCGCTGGAGCCGTCCACCACCGGCAAGCCGGTCGCGATCGTCGCCCACACGATCAAGGGCAAGGGCGTGTCGTTCATGGAGGACCGCGTCGAGTGGCACCACAAGGTGCCCTCGCCCGAGCAGGTCCGTCTCGCTCTCGAGGAACTCGTGTGA